From Solwaraspora sp. WMMD1047, the proteins below share one genomic window:
- a CDS encoding helix-turn-helix domain-containing protein, producing MGFVLDTAEIAPGDRVEAVYAAVMQASVPSYVIHEDPDGDVRTRLEVWDLGSANVFIARSTGLQLLRTAKQARQDAAPVVALSVQLLADGRHEQLGHRQIVRPGSLMMMDLSSPYDFSWSGEGAAGCLQIPIDQVGLPVDVIRRAAANLPASPLYELVTDHVSHLVRDAARLGTDPAAPALGRASTELARALLVSAAAHAGPHTREVLAETLLTRIRAYVRQHLTDPDLRPAGIAAAHNISLRYLYKICTQADLSLEQWIIGERLQGAREELMRPESGRLTIAVVARRWGFVDPTHFTRRFRGAYGLSPSEWRRVAAQSRPGPG from the coding sequence ATGGGTTTTGTGCTGGACACGGCGGAGATTGCGCCGGGTGACCGGGTCGAGGCGGTCTACGCGGCCGTCATGCAGGCGTCCGTACCGTCGTACGTGATCCACGAGGACCCGGACGGCGACGTCCGCACCCGGCTGGAGGTGTGGGACCTGGGCAGCGCGAACGTCTTCATCGCCAGGTCCACCGGGTTGCAGCTGCTGCGTACCGCCAAGCAGGCCCGGCAGGACGCGGCGCCGGTGGTCGCGCTCTCGGTGCAGCTGCTCGCCGACGGGCGCCACGAGCAGCTCGGTCACCGGCAGATCGTGCGGCCCGGCTCGCTGATGATGATGGATCTCTCCTCGCCGTACGACTTCTCGTGGTCCGGTGAGGGGGCGGCCGGCTGCCTCCAGATCCCGATCGACCAGGTCGGGCTCCCGGTCGACGTGATCCGCCGGGCGGCGGCGAACCTGCCGGCCAGTCCGCTGTACGAGCTGGTCACCGACCACGTCTCTCATCTGGTGCGGGACGCCGCGCGGCTCGGCACCGACCCGGCCGCGCCGGCGCTCGGCCGGGCCAGCACCGAACTTGCCCGCGCCCTGCTGGTCTCGGCCGCCGCGCACGCCGGGCCGCACACCCGGGAGGTGCTCGCCGAGACCCTGCTGACCCGGATCCGGGCCTATGTCCGGCAGCACCTGACCGACCCCGACCTGCGCCCCGCCGGCATCGCCGCCGCGCACAACATCTCGCTGCGCTACCTCTACAAGATCTGCACCCAGGCCGACCTCAGCCTCGAACAGTGGATCATCGGGGAGCGGTTGCAGGGCGCCCGGGAGGAGCTGATGCGGCCGGAGAGCGGCCGCCTGACGATCGCGGTGGTCGCCCGCCGGTGGGGGTTCGTCGACCCGACGCACTTCACCCGCCGGTTCCGTGGGGCGTACGGCCTCAGTCCGAGCGAGTGGCGCCGGGTGGCCGCGCAGTCGCGGCCCGGTCCGGGCTGA